The following are encoded in a window of Polyodon spathula isolate WHYD16114869_AA chromosome 48, ASM1765450v1, whole genome shotgun sequence genomic DNA:
- the LOC121306614 gene encoding beta-galactoside alpha-2,6-sialyltransferase 1-like produces MNSFRSRSAGAMDRRTPVWFMRRRARRGCLCMIVLFFSLGLLYVFCAENSAAATAVIFGQQAARKSLLSGSQRGGRRHGVEKVLREARPGKQALAIPPGLAGFTLNLTAAGVNGSGKAERQRKAGRGSEVLKPSRSPPIPGAGGSGAGTRAGQSRGLFRRLWDRLWGWGERSREDFFGVQSSQGAVWNENMSTAMLSKRLRKVVHNYQAMNKYSVNYEPRRGRRLTGPELLCQLKARVQPDTLTRDMQPFSSLAWRDQLPPHSLSTHLGALNSCAVVTSAGSLHRAALGKEIGEGGREPVPGLGSSSSLFLQVMATKDHKFLSSSLYSTGLLVAWDPAPYSADLREWYNRTDYPIFQQYVQYRLQHPAQPFYILHPRFEWQLWEQIQDNMEESIQRNPPSSGMLGTILMMSLCDMVHVYEYLPSKRKTELCHYYQRFHDDACTLGAYHPLLYEKNLVKRMNQGSDRDIYTLGRVTLPGFRSLNCTLGRD; encoded by the exons ATGAATTCATTCCGCTCCAG GTCCGCGGGTGCGATGGACCGCCGCACCCCCGTGTGGTTTATGCGCCGGCGTGCGCGTCGCGGTTGCCTCTGTATGATCGTCCTCTTCTTCAGCCTCGGGTTGCTCTACGTGTTCTGCGCCGAGAACAGCGCCGCTGCCACGGCCGTCATCTTCGGACAGCAAGCCGCCCGCAAGTCCCTCCTGTCGGGCTCGCAGCGCGGGGGCCGCCGGCACGGGGTGGAGAAGGTCCTCCGGGAGGCTCGACCGGGCAAGCAAGCACTAGCGATACCCCCGGGGCTGGCAGGCTTCACCCTGAACCTCACCGCGGCCGGTGTTAACGGCAGCGGCAAAGCAGAGAGGCAGAGGAAAGCCGGCAGAGGATCCGAGGTGTTGAAGCCCAGCCGCTCGCCGCCTATCCCCGGCGCTGGAGGTTCTGGTGCCGGTACCAGAGCCGGGCAGAGCCGGGGGTTGTTCCGGAGGCTTTGGGACAGGCTGTGGGGCTGGGGAGAACGGAGCAGGGAGGATTTTTTCGGAGTCCAGTCCAGCCAGGGGGCGGTGTGGAACGAGAACATGTCGACAGCAATGCTGAGCAAGAGACTGAGGAAAGTGGTGCATAATTAccag GCAATGAACAAGTACAGCGTTAATTATGAGCCTCGCCGCGGCCGCAGGCTGACCGGGCCAGAGCTCCTCTGCCAGTTGAAGGCCCGAGTGCAGCCGGACACCCTGACCAGAGACATGCAGCCCTTCAGCAGCCTGGCCTGGAGAGACCAGCTCCCCCCACACAGCCTCTCCACACACTTGGGAGCCCTGAACTCCTGCGCAGTGGTGACCTCTGCAGGGTCCCTGCACAGAGCCGCGCTGGGCAAGGAGATCGGTGAGGGGGGGCGCGAGCCCGTTCCTGGGTtagggt CTAGctcttctctctttctccagGTGATGGCGACAAAGGACCACAAGTTCCTGAGTAGCTCCTTGTACAGCACTGGGCTGCTGGTGGCCTGGGACCCAGCACCCTACTCAGCCGACCTCCGAGAG TGGTATAATCGCACAGATTACCCCATCTTCCAGCAGTATGTGCAGTACCGCCTCCAGCACCCTGCCCAGCCCTTCTACATCCTGCACCCTCGCTTTGAGTGGCAGCTGTGGGAGCAAATCCAGGACAACATGGAAGAGTCCATCCAGAGGAACCCGCCCTCCTCTGGAATGCTCG gtaCGATCCTGATGATGTCACTGTGTGACATGGTGCATGTTTACGAGTACCTGCCCTCCAAGCGCAAAACGGAGCTTTGCCACTACTACCAGCGTTTCCACGACGACGCCTGCACGCTGGGCGCCTACCACCCTCTGCTGTACGAGAAGAACCTGGTGAAGAGGATGAACCAGGGCAGCGATCGCGACATCTACACCCTGGGGAGAGTCACCCTGCCCGGGTTCAGGAGCCTCAACTGCACCCTGGGGAGGGACTAG
- the LOC121306555 gene encoding lysophosphatidic acid receptor 6: MENSNSSEGTPNATCNDSEGPRWLFVAGYALISVTGLLLNLTALAIFYRHPKAACSHTTVYMTNLAVADLLLVLTLPTRIYQYSGARLSPGLCEAAGLVLLVNMYSSIFLLACMNLDRCLAVCFPLSSRVKAWRKRTPLVCLGVWTLTVGASLPTYLIKKTGGGGQQGGQCSCLDSLPVYATQPAAIGATLSVGFGIPLGSMLLCSWCLLRALRRSAAVQMGLVKGRKIRNMMAVNAVVFLLCFLPYHCLLVAIYLQVSGPRLLEWYQASLLIACSNTTLDPLVYYFTTQTFKDTMAVGKMRAFHSQSSDEQKRGASVPLNSWGGGQEGGRVPLNS, from the coding sequence ATGGAGAACAGCAACAGCAGCGAGGGGACCCCCAACGCTACGTGCAATGACTCGGAGGGGCCTCGCTGGCTCTTTGTGGCGGGCTACGCTCTGATCTCCGTGACAGGGCTGCTCCTGAACCTCACGGCCCTGGCCATCTTCTACCGCCACCCCAAGGCGGCGTGCTCCCACACCACGGTCTACATGACCAACCTGGCGGTGGCAGACCTGCTCCTGGTCCTCACGCTGCCCACCCGCATCTACCAGTACTCGGGGGCGCGGCTGAGCCCTGGGCTGTGCGAGGCGGCTGGCCTGGTCCTGCTGGTCAACATGTACAGCAGCATCTTCCTCCTCGCCTGCATGAACCTCGACCGCTGCCTGGCAGTCTGCTTCCCGCTGAGCTCGCGGGTCAAAGCCTGGCGGAAACGCACCCCGCTGGTCTGCCTGGGGGTGTGGACCCTGACCGTGGGCGCCAGCCTGCCCACCTACCTCATCAAGAAGACCGGCGGCGGGGGGCAGCAGGGGGGGCAGTGCTCTTGTTTAGACAGCCTGCCGGTTTACGCCACGCAGCCCGCCGCGATCGGGGCCACGCTGTCCGTGGGCTTCGGGATCCCGCTGGGCTCCATGCTCCTCTGCTCCTGGTGCTTGCTTCGTGCTCTGCGTCGGAGCGCTGCCGTGCAGATGGGGCTGGTGAAAGGCAGGAAGATCCGCAACATGATGGCCGTCAACGCGGTCGTTTTCCTACTCTGCTTCCTGCCTTACCACTGCCTGCTGGTGGCGATATACCTCCAAGTGTCTGGACCGAGGCTGCTGGAGTGGTACCAGGCCAGTCTGCTGATCGCCTGCTCCAACACGACGCTGGACCCCCTCGTTTACTACTTCACAACACAGACTTTCAAGGACACCATGGCGGTGGGGAAGATGCGGGCTTTCCACAGCCAGAGCTCCGATGAGCAGAAAAGGGGGGCCAGTGTACCCCTCAactcctgggggggggggcaggagggAGGCAGGGTACCCCTCAACTCCTGA